One genomic window of Campylobacter curvus includes the following:
- a CDS encoding glycosyltransferase produces the protein MKIWYFTRSFYPFIKTGGALIRTSQVKNFKKFGWNIETVTPNYNSKKLVIENGVYHVPFSAIYNQKIANIFERLGIYEDYLDGWVKQAFEILKDKIDSSDILFATSGGELGMIKLGSLLKQRYNCKLIVNFHDPIAYSKVCGLKIDNRFHISREKSEKKYLEQTDMIITSSLTNRRSLQKKYPNLKEVIHNNYFGYIAKTTISKRKIVGDTICIAYVGAMSKYQSPEILYEVYKNLKYKARIQIYFIGNYSAYRPLMNINDPNIIFIDYLDHEHFMNFMLENIDIGFVSLSNDYFGACVPSKIYEYINLEIPILGALPDGDAKDIIVKNKFGLAFDYKNIKDMAYAIDEYINIEYIEDIRKNIKIKKDEWFMDNQFKIMNSLLRNLNDMDK, from the coding sequence ATGAAGATATGGTATTTTACGAGATCTTTTTATCCATTTATAAAAACAGGTGGTGCTTTAATTAGAACAAGTCAAGTTAAAAATTTTAAGAAATTTGGCTGGAATATTGAAACCGTTACTCCAAACTATAATAGCAAAAAACTCGTTATAGAGAATGGCGTATACCATGTTCCGTTTTCGGCAATATACAATCAAAAGATTGCAAATATTTTTGAAAGACTTGGAATTTATGAAGATTACTTGGATGGATGGGTAAAGCAAGCTTTTGAAATTTTAAAAGATAAAATTGATAGTAGTGATATACTGTTTGCTACTAGTGGTGGCGAGCTTGGAATGATAAAGCTTGGAAGCCTACTAAAACAAAGGTATAACTGTAAACTTATTGTAAATTTCCATGATCCAATAGCATATTCTAAGGTTTGTGGATTAAAAATAGATAATAGATTTCACATTAGTAGAGAAAAATCCGAAAAAAAATATCTTGAGCAAACCGATATGATAATAACATCGTCACTTACAAATAGGCGGTCGTTGCAAAAAAAATACCCAAATCTTAAAGAAGTAATACATAATAATTATTTTGGATATATTGCTAAAACTACTATTTCAAAACGAAAGATTGTCGGCGATACGATTTGTATAGCATATGTTGGTGCGATGTCAAAATACCAAAGCCCAGAAATACTTTATGAGGTATATAAAAATTTAAAATATAAAGCTCGTATACAAATTTATTTTATAGGAAATTACTCTGCGTATAGACCGCTAATGAATATCAATGATCCAAATATTATTTTTATAGATTACCTAGATCATGAACATTTTATGAATTTTATGCTCGAAAATATTGATATTGGTTTCGTATCTTTATCAAATGATTATTTTGGAGCCTGCGTCCCATCAAAAATATATGAATATATAAATTTAGAGATTCCTATTTTGGGTGCTTTGCCTGATGGAGATGCGAAAGACATTATAGTAAAAAATAAATTTGGATTGGCGTTTGACTATAAAAATATCAAAGATATGGCTTATGCCATTGATGAATACATAAATATTGAATATATAGAAGATATTAGGAAAAATATAAAAATAAAAAAAGATGAGTGGTTTATGGATAATCAATTTAAAATAATGAATTCATTATTGAGAAATTTAAATGATATGGATAAGTAG
- the aepX gene encoding phosphoenolpyruvate mutase: MNKKVYVGMSADLLHPGHINILKIASGYGDVIVGLLTDQAIASYKRLPYMTFEQRKSVVENIKGVKEVIAQETLDYRANLEKIKPDFVVHGNDWKNGVQSKTREQVIETISKWGGVLIEPEYTDGISSTLLNKALKEIGTTPDIRRKALRRLIDARPVVRIMEAHSALSGLIVENIVGDNGVYYDGMWSSSLTDSTSKGKPDIEAVDITSRTNTLNEIFEVTTKPMIYDADTGGIAEHFVYTVRTLERLGVSAVIIEDKIGLKKNSLFGNDVVQSQDSIENFSDKIQMGKRAKITDEFMIIARIESLILDKGMDDAVNRAKAYIKAGADGIMIHSRKKEPDEILQFCKILREHNNSIPIVVVPTSFNQITATQLSKAGVNIVIYANHMLRAAYPGMKNVAKSILDNDRSLETEKDLLSIKEILDLIPGTR, encoded by the coding sequence ATGAATAAAAAAGTTTATGTAGGAATGAGTGCAGATTTACTACATCCTGGTCATATAAATATATTAAAAATAGCATCAGGATACGGAGATGTGATAGTTGGGCTGCTGACAGATCAGGCTATAGCTAGTTATAAAAGACTTCCTTATATGACTTTTGAGCAAAGAAAATCAGTCGTAGAAAATATAAAAGGCGTTAAGGAGGTAATTGCGCAAGAGACGCTTGATTACAGGGCAAATTTAGAAAAGATTAAGCCAGATTTTGTAGTCCATGGAAATGACTGGAAAAATGGAGTGCAGTCTAAAACCAGGGAACAAGTTATCGAAACTATCTCGAAATGGGGAGGTGTGCTTATAGAGCCAGAATATACCGATGGCATATCATCTACACTTTTGAATAAAGCTTTAAAAGAGATTGGCACAACCCCAGATATTAGGCGAAAAGCATTAAGAAGGCTTATAGATGCTAGGCCGGTGGTTAGGATAATGGAAGCACATAGTGCTTTAAGTGGGTTGATAGTAGAAAATATAGTTGGTGATAATGGTGTATATTATGATGGGATGTGGAGTAGCTCTTTAACAGACTCTACATCAAAAGGTAAGCCAGATATAGAAGCTGTTGATATAACAAGCAGAACAAATACATTAAATGAAATTTTTGAGGTTACCACAAAGCCTATGATCTATGATGCAGATACTGGTGGTATAGCAGAGCATTTTGTTTATACGGTCAGGACATTAGAAAGACTGGGTGTTAGTGCTGTGATAATTGAAGACAAGATAGGATTAAAGAAAAATTCTCTTTTTGGAAATGATGTGGTTCAGTCGCAAGACAGCATTGAAAATTTCTCAGATAAAATACAAATGGGCAAAAGAGCAAAGATAACTGATGAGTTTATGATTATAGCAAGGATAGAAAGCTTAATCTTGGATAAGGGTATGGATGATGCGGTCAATAGGGCAAAGGCTTATATAAAGGCTGGTGCAGACGGCATTATGATACATTCAAGAAAAAAAGAACCTGATGAGATATTGCAGTTTTGTAAAATTTTAAGGGAGCATAATAACTCTATCCCGATAGTTGTAGTGCCAACATCCTTTAACCAAATAACCGCTACGCAGCTGAGCAAGGCCGGTGTAAATATAGTTATTTATGCAAATCATATGCTACGTGCTGCATATCCAGGCATGAAAAATGTTGCAAAATCTATCCTTGATAATGATAGAAGTTTAGAGACTGAAAAAGATCTGTTGTCTATAAAAGAGATATTAGATCTTATACCAGGTACTAGATGA
- a CDS encoding CDP-alcohol phosphatidyltransferase family protein, with protein MQKPKRRKFRQETVIHSYIVRPLAQEFVMAIWNTNITPNQVTLFRSIIAVFYLLLFMYGSAISFIVAIVLFEIAEILDHADGMLARLKNQCSKLGQYYEYITDELFAAEYGPLGFSVAYGAFVFSSDVIFIYLSMACIMLYYFVEYFRKIANSVDKKMGGGTKVVTTVEHDHEDMLRIIGVPLKQGIVNLIKTIYIWRNQLLFLGLFYLIFFGKFLLILVFCIYIISYLREIFKALRSGYLIWSKI; from the coding sequence ATGCAAAAGCCAAAAAGAAGAAAATTTAGACAAGAAACAGTAATACATAGCTACATAGTAAGACCTCTTGCACAAGAATTTGTTATGGCGATATGGAATACAAATATAACGCCAAATCAAGTAACACTTTTTAGATCTATAATAGCAGTCTTTTATCTTTTGCTTTTTATGTATGGGTCGGCTATTTCTTTTATCGTTGCGATAGTCTTATTTGAAATTGCTGAAATTTTAGATCATGCAGATGGAATGCTTGCTAGACTTAAAAATCAATGTTCCAAGTTAGGACAATATTATGAATATATCACTGATGAGCTTTTTGCAGCGGAATACGGACCTCTTGGATTTAGTGTTGCATATGGTGCATTTGTTTTTTCTTCCGATGTTATTTTTATTTATTTAAGCATGGCTTGCATCATGCTCTACTATTTCGTAGAGTATTTTAGGAAAATAGCAAATAGTGTAGATAAAAAAATGGGGGGGGGTACAAAAGTGGTAACCACTGTGGAGCATGATCATGAGGATATGTTACGCATTATTGGTGTGCCTTTAAAGCAAGGGATAGTAAATTTAATAAAGACTATTTATATATGGAGAAATCAATTATTGTTTCTTGGGCTTTTTTACTTGATATTTTTTGGTAAATTTTTACTTATTCTTGTATTTTGTATATATATAATCTCTTATTTGCGTGAAATATTTAAGGCATTAAGGAGTGGTTATTTGATTTGGTCTAAAATTTAG
- the asnB gene encoding asparagine synthase (glutamine-hydrolyzing), with protein sequence MCGIVGIINKNKKPVKKYILFKTIECIRYRGPDDSSLVAFLDNKFTYLDSVSQDAEVKFDFFMGHARLSILDLSSKGRQPFTANDLNDRYWIVFNGEIYNYIELRQQLIDLGFEFYTDTDTEVVLKAYIKWGEAVWSMLNGMWSIVIYDIKTKNIVISRDRIGEKPLYYFEDNNFIIFSSEIKQMLPVVDLTENTLETHAILLNDSSGYTKYTSFNNVFKFPSSHFIETNIYDFKFDFKRYWELGYDHEHVYDRVDNKKLMEYSHEFYDILYDAVKIRLRSDVDVSITLSGGLDSNTIYHIMKELLGGTKPINVFSSVFDDKNLSDIDESKDIQEALKNTNFNYNPIITDYNDLDLFLSVYREKTWAYDAPVPSIGFSGYSVYKRIKESNIKVVLEGQGADELLSGYTDNWFNFFRVFKFYKILEAQRYVSGDIKKLKTILKGVLSNSILSNFTFETLYKKILKKHTDMFNIELSNELFEYMLYRNNFERRYRANQEYNLNDAIIYSLQDGLPYLLYTGDRDSMMFSVESRLPYLDFRLLEFVVNLPENYKMHNGFTKFISRYSFIGKIPDKILWNKKKLPYPDASYYYASTNKELNKFIISILQNYDSKMNYGQIIKNDYKSVEKILSYIFFKEQFFNERVDL encoded by the coding sequence GTGTGTGGGATTGTTGGAATTATAAATAAAAATAAAAAACCTGTTAAAAAATATATATTATTTAAAACCATAGAATGCATACGTTATAGGGGGCCAGATGATAGCTCATTGGTTGCTTTTTTGGATAATAAATTTACTTATTTAGATAGTGTATCGCAAGATGCGGAGGTAAAATTTGACTTTTTTATGGGGCATGCGAGGCTCAGCATACTTGATTTGTCTTCAAAGGGAAGACAGCCATTTACAGCTAATGATCTAAATGATAGATACTGGATAGTTTTTAATGGAGAAATTTATAACTATATAGAGTTAAGACAACAGCTTATTGATCTAGGCTTTGAATTTTACACAGATACAGATACAGAAGTTGTGCTAAAAGCCTATATAAAATGGGGAGAGGCTGTTTGGTCTATGCTTAATGGCATGTGGTCTATTGTTATATACGATATAAAGACAAAAAATATAGTTATTAGTAGAGATAGGATCGGGGAAAAACCACTTTATTATTTTGAGGATAATAATTTTATTATTTTTTCTTCTGAAATAAAGCAAATGTTGCCAGTAGTTGATTTAACAGAAAATACATTAGAAACTCATGCGATATTGCTTAATGATTCTAGCGGATATACAAAATATACTTCATTTAACAACGTCTTTAAATTTCCATCGTCTCATTTTATTGAGACAAATATTTATGATTTTAAATTTGATTTTAAGCGATACTGGGAATTAGGATATGACCATGAGCACGTTTATGATAGGGTTGATAATAAAAAACTGATGGAATATAGTCATGAATTTTATGATATTTTATATGATGCGGTGAAAATAAGGCTTAGAAGCGATGTTGATGTATCTATTACCTTGTCTGGTGGGCTAGATAGCAATACAATTTATCACATAATGAAAGAGCTACTTGGTGGCACAAAGCCTATTAATGTATTTAGTTCAGTTTTTGATGATAAAAATTTAAGCGACATAGATGAAAGTAAAGATATACAAGAAGCTCTAAAAAATACTAATTTTAATTACAATCCAATTATTACTGATTATAATGATTTAGATCTTTTTTTATCAGTTTATAGAGAAAAGACTTGGGCATATGATGCACCAGTTCCTAGTATCGGTTTTAGTGGATATAGCGTTTATAAAAGGATAAAAGAATCAAATATTAAAGTAGTGCTTGAAGGGCAGGGTGCTGATGAGCTTTTATCAGGATATACAGATAACTGGTTTAACTTTTTTAGAGTTTTTAAATTTTATAAGATTTTAGAAGCCCAAAGATACGTAAGTGGCGATATAAAGAAGTTAAAAACTATACTGAAAGGAGTGCTTTCAAATTCTATTTTGTCTAATTTTACATTTGAAACTCTATATAAAAAGATACTAAAAAAACATACAGATATGTTTAATATTGAACTATCAAATGAGCTTTTTGAATATATGTTGTATAGAAATAACTTTGAACGCAGATATAGAGCTAATCAAGAATATAATTTGAATGATGCTATTATTTATTCTTTACAAGATGGCTTACCATATTTGCTTTATACGGGTGATAGAGACTCTATGATGTTTTCTGTTGAGTCAAGATTGCCATACCTTGATTTTAGATTACTCGAATTTGTTGTTAATTTACCAGAAAATTATAAAATGCATAATGGTTTTACAAAATTTATATCCAGATATTCGTTTATTGGAAAGATACCTGATAAAATTTTATGGAATAAGAAAAAGTTACCATATCCGGATGCATCGTATTATTATGCTAGTACAAATAAAGAGCTTAACAAATTTATAATTAGCATACTACAAAACTATGACAGCAAGATGAATTATGGTCAAATAATCAAAAATGACTATAAAAGTGTTGAAAAGATATTGTCATATATATTTTTTAAAGAGCAATTTTTTAATGAAAGGGTCGATTTGTAA
- a CDS encoding LicD family protein: MSDNLKNLYTIYFKDANLIYEEYDTFGKYIINVDNAVCLDSSKKIPFDDKKYAFEIIVDLFNSTGINFFITHGTCLGAIRDNNFIEYDNDLDFGMFEYERYKLFLFLGKLDRINGFKIYKISTDESSVSIRYNNLIIDITIYKNNEKYFFASRSSSNMIPNKFLKSLDKIYFMERTVNIPCNTKKFLEFLYGKNWIIPIKDFEHHKYTRYIGVDLSDKIVKTKKLIKKSIKYCLNTTYAFKNFVLAVKLKVLNEFDIKAIKSIKFEEIGNSYFFDSFKVIADGYFLLKIFNKNKYDIFMRKIISKNVEPIFIFNQQDIVLMQVNKFNKANDTSKARNINNMIIIPTAQNIKPISFFINDNIFFNILKCTILKYMKMGVSSGNFCIDNIMIDIDCLRNPNIIIYNYEFVFSDYLSNEEQIYFDIFYLFAKMQTNYRDFFDINFIYIKEFVNAIFSKDDKENILLVYKKTKKFFYYINRSDYRLFDDAGCSSC, encoded by the coding sequence ATGAGCGATAATCTTAAAAATTTATATACGATATATTTTAAGGATGCAAATTTAATATACGAAGAGTATGATACATTTGGAAAATATATCATAAATGTCGATAATGCTGTTTGTTTGGATAGTAGTAAAAAGATACCATTTGATGATAAAAAATATGCATTTGAGATTATAGTTGATCTATTTAATAGTACTGGCATAAATTTTTTTATAACACATGGGACTTGTTTGGGGGCTATTAGGGATAATAACTTTATAGAATATGATAATGATTTAGATTTTGGTATGTTTGAGTATGAGAGGTATAAACTTTTTTTATTCCTTGGGAAACTTGATAGAATAAATGGCTTTAAAATATATAAAATTTCAACAGATGAAAGTAGTGTTTCCATTAGATATAATAATTTAATAATAGATATAACTATATATAAAAATAATGAAAAATACTTTTTTGCCTCACGTTCATCATCAAACATGATTCCAAATAAATTTTTAAAATCGTTAGATAAAATTTATTTTATGGAACGTACAGTCAATATTCCTTGTAATACCAAAAAATTTTTAGAATTTTTGTATGGCAAAAACTGGATAATACCGATTAAAGACTTTGAGCACCATAAATATACACGCTATATTGGAGTTGATCTCTCAGATAAAATAGTAAAGACTAAAAAACTGATTAAAAAGAGTATAAAATATTGTTTAAATACGACATATGCTTTTAAAAATTTTGTATTAGCTGTAAAATTGAAAGTGCTTAATGAGTTTGATATTAAGGCAATAAAGTCCATTAAATTTGAAGAGATTGGAAATAGTTATTTTTTTGATTCATTTAAAGTAATTGCCGATGGATATTTCTTGCTAAAGATTTTTAATAAAAATAAATATGATATTTTCATGCGAAAAATTATTAGTAAAAATGTTGAGCCTATTTTTATCTTTAACCAGCAAGATATAGTTTTAATGCAGGTTAATAAATTTAATAAAGCAAATGACACTAGCAAGGCAAGAAACATTAATAACATGATCATAATCCCTACTGCACAAAATATTAAACCAATAAGTTTTTTTATCAACGATAATATTTTTTTTAATATTTTAAAGTGTACTATTTTAAAATATATGAAAATGGGAGTTTCTAGTGGAAATTTTTGTATAGATAATATTATGATAGATATAGATTGCCTTAGAAATCCAAATATTATCATATATAATTATGAATTTGTATTTAGTGATTATTTATCTAACGAAGAGCAGATCTATTTTGATATATTCTATCTATTTGCAAAAATGCAAACCAATTATAGAGATTTTTTTGATATAAATTTTATATATATTAAGGAGTTTGTAAATGCTATATTTAGCAAGGATGATAAAGAAAATATACTTTTAGTTTATAAAAAGACAAAGAAATTCTTTTACTATATAAATAGGTCAGATTATAGACTCTTTGATGATGCTGGATGTAGCTCGTGCTAA
- a CDS encoding thiamine pyrophosphate-dependent enzyme: MMALDTKNFIKSLILKDYTHVCVVPCSFAKYPINEAINNPKIEYLPCASEAVACSVAAGLKISGKKPIVIIQSSGLTNMGSCITSLLKPYNIAFPILTSWRTYKEGDSEIQHQHLAKKLPDLINAYGYDYVVLDQDDIDSAISQIEFCNNTQTICIIKKDTFTKILLDEEYRLSLNYAPRSQFLIVLNEMFGHSDMIFIGTTGNTAREMYNIMKDTKNFYMVGNMGGALSIGLGVAKAGKKAIVCGGDAEFVMHMGGLSTTGRYAKEIDLTYILFDNEQNKSTGGQNTYQKHIDYTLIAKACGFNVHQEVVSSVKNFSQAMLELSQKYGLNFLHVKCGVDDEMPRPPYEAVRVNKIYE; encoded by the coding sequence ATGATGGCATTAGATACTAAGAATTTTATAAAATCTTTAATATTAAAAGATTATACGCACGTCTGTGTTGTGCCGTGTAGCTTTGCAAAATATCCAATAAACGAAGCTATAAATAATCCAAAAATAGAGTACCTCCCATGCGCTAGTGAAGCAGTGGCTTGCTCTGTAGCTGCTGGGCTTAAAATATCTGGTAAAAAGCCTATTGTTATAATCCAATCAAGTGGTTTAACAAACATGGGGAGCTGCATAACTAGCCTTTTAAAGCCATATAATATTGCTTTTCCTATATTGACTAGTTGGAGGACATATAAAGAGGGTGACAGTGAGATACAGCATCAACATTTAGCCAAAAAACTTCCAGATCTAATAAATGCGTATGGATATGATTATGTAGTGTTAGATCAAGATGATATTGATAGTGCTATTTCGCAAATAGAATTTTGCAATAACACACAAACTATATGTATAATAAAAAAGGATACATTTACTAAAATTTTATTAGATGAAGAATATAGATTAAGCCTAAACTATGCCCCTAGAAGTCAATTTTTGATAGTACTAAATGAAATGTTTGGGCATTCGGATATGATTTTTATAGGAACTACTGGGAATACTGCCAGAGAGATGTATAATATAATGAAAGATACTAAAAATTTTTATATGGTAGGAAATATGGGTGGTGCATTAAGTATCGGGCTTGGTGTTGCAAAAGCAGGTAAAAAGGCTATTGTATGTGGGGGAGATGCTGAATTTGTTATGCATATGGGTGGGCTAAGTACTACTGGAAGATATGCAAAAGAGATTGATTTAACTTATATTTTATTTGATAACGAACAAAATAAATCAACAGGTGGGCAAAATACATATCAAAAACATATTGATTATACTTTGATAGCAAAAGCATGCGGTTTTAATGTGCATCAAGAGGTTGTTTCGTCGGTTAAAAATTTTAGTCAAGCTATGCTTGAATTATCACAAAAATATGGACTAAATTTTTTACATGTAAAGTGCGGTGTTGATGATGAGATGCCAAGACCACCATATGAAGCTGTAAGGGTGAATAAAATTTATGAATAA
- a CDS encoding lipopolysaccharide biosynthesis protein has protein sequence MLKISLLLNSSVTLLAILINFIFKIYLTRKFPSNELVVYYTIIDIVTLAMRFFIGFKDALVTTYNKIIDTYNKIRFLNIFTILFTIFIAFVGFCIIPFSRYFLMFGDINGSQINWLYLSFLFIILSFNSYIDNLLLLRKYNIMLSILSIAKVILFVLVIFLETIIVKDYARYNVLIITFISVEFIIFLIGCFTIFIKLDKKYIKMVITYYKFDFKERNIIENIKMSFVSSFGFFIYGVLLFAPVFMMTREENIAELGNFQVVARSIYFALISICSWPLGRFLFPHISRLIGYKNFIEVKIIQRKIIILLIIFGVASITSCWLLSKMIIGYIFPEQYINSYEMINILIVALPFVMYVNFSDSIIKSYGLYNIIIVIRAVGLLSFIFMYYILYFIEVEYASIYSFVLSMLSIFVVSAYCEKRTLRDNIKL, from the coding sequence GTGCTAAAAATTTCATTATTATTAAATTCTTCCGTTACCCTTTTGGCAATACTTATCAATTTTATATTTAAGATATATTTAACTAGGAAATTCCCAAGTAATGAGCTTGTGGTATATTATACCATTATTGATATTGTAACATTGGCAATGAGGTTTTTTATAGGATTTAAAGATGCCCTAGTAACAACTTACAATAAGATTATTGATACTTACAATAAAATTAGATTTTTAAATATTTTTACTATATTATTTACTATTTTTATTGCTTTTGTTGGCTTTTGTATAATTCCATTTTCTAGATATTTCCTAATGTTTGGAGATATAAATGGTTCGCAGATAAATTGGTTATATCTGTCTTTTTTGTTTATTATATTGAGCTTTAATAGCTATATTGATAATTTGCTACTGCTTAGAAAATACAACATAATGCTTTCCATACTTAGTATAGCCAAAGTGATACTATTTGTTTTGGTTATTTTTTTGGAAACTATTATAGTGAAAGATTATGCAAGATATAATGTACTTATAATCACTTTTATATCTGTTGAATTTATCATCTTTTTAATTGGATGTTTTACCATTTTTATAAAGCTAGATAAAAAGTATATAAAGATGGTTATTACATATTATAAATTTGACTTTAAAGAGCGCAATATTATAGAAAATATAAAAATGAGTTTTGTATCAAGTTTTGGTTTTTTTATTTATGGGGTTTTATTGTTTGCACCAGTTTTTATGATGACAAGAGAAGAAAATATCGCAGAACTTGGTAATTTCCAAGTTGTTGCAAGAAGTATATATTTTGCTTTAATATCAATTTGTTCTTGGCCATTAGGTAGATTTTTGTTCCCTCATATATCAAGACTAATTGGGTACAAGAATTTTATTGAAGTAAAAATAATCCAAAGAAAAATAATTATTTTGCTTATTATTTTTGGCGTAGCGTCTATAACTAGCTGTTGGCTGCTATCTAAAATGATTATTGGTTATATATTTCCAGAGCAGTATATAAACTCTTATGAAATGATAAACATTTTAATAGTTGCACTTCCATTTGTTATGTATGTAAATTTTTCGGATTCTATAATAAAATCATATGGATTATATAACATTATAATTGTTATACGCGCAGTTGGGCTATTGTCTTTTATTTTTATGTATTATATATTATATTTTATAGAAGTAGAGTATGCGTCTATTTACTCATTTGTGCTTTCAATGCTAAGCATTTTTGTCGTATCAGCATATTGTGAAAAACGTACATTAAGGGATAATATAAAATTATGA
- a CDS encoding phosphonoacetaldehyde reductase translates to MNNSFSYYMPTKIVFGINKFDDLPSYINNERVIVVTSNGFIKRGLKDRLESLIGDNVVKIFTDVKSHPEFKDLEKIYNEIHKNEFDMILAIGGGSIIDASKFFSIYNYTKEAKFVTNLIKNNNKADEYSHIPLICIPTTAGTGSEITPWATIWDMNEKKKYSLHLPELFSKVAIYDPLLTISVPRDITIQTGLDALSHSFESIWNKNSNEITINYAIKASKLIMKYLPKLIDDLENIEYRTEILKACMYAGLAFSNTQTALAHAMSYYITTHKGIPHGIACSFTLPYLVDKVIGKYKFIDNALKEIFEELSSETLRKMFQKLGISVKFEDYGIDEVEMQGLLDNIKNNPRASNSLI, encoded by the coding sequence ATGAATAATTCTTTTTCATATTATATGCCGACAAAAATAGTATTTGGAATAAATAAATTTGATGATCTGCCAAGTTATATTAATAATGAAAGAGTAATAGTTGTAACATCAAATGGGTTTATCAAAAGAGGACTTAAAGATCGTCTTGAATCTTTAATAGGAGATAACGTAGTAAAAATTTTTACTGACGTAAAATCTCATCCAGAATTTAAAGATTTGGAAAAGATATATAATGAAATACATAAAAATGAATTTGATATGATTTTAGCTATTGGTGGCGGGAGTATTATTGATGCATCTAAATTTTTTAGTATTTACAACTATACAAAAGAGGCTAAATTTGTAACAAATTTAATTAAAAATAATAATAAAGCAGATGAATACTCGCATATCCCGCTAATTTGTATCCCGACTACGGCTGGTACTGGAAGTGAGATAACGCCATGGGCAACTATTTGGGATATGAATGAAAAGAAAAAGTATTCACTTCATTTGCCAGAGCTTTTTAGTAAAGTAGCTATATATGATCCGCTTTTAACTATAAGCGTTCCCAGAGATATCACAATACAAACCGGACTTGACGCCTTATCTCATTCTTTTGAGTCTATATGGAATAAAAACTCAAACGAGATAACTATCAACTACGCCATAAAAGCATCAAAACTAATCATGAAATATTTACCAAAACTAATAGATGATTTAGAAAATATAGAGTATAGAACTGAAATTTTAAAAGCTTGTATGTATGCTGGGCTTGCTTTTTCTAATACACAAACAGCCTTAGCTCATGCTATGAGTTACTATATAACCACTCATAAAGGCATTCCTCACGGTATAGCTTGCAGTTTCACTCTTCCTTATTTAGTTGATAAAGTGATAGGTAAATATAAATTTATAGATAATGCGTTAAAAGAGATTTTTGAAGAGTTGTCATCTGAGACACTAAGAAAGATGTTTCAAAAGCTTGGTATATCTGTAAAATTTGAGGATTACGGCATAGATGAAGTAGAAATGCAAGGCCTTTTGGATAATATAAAAAATAACCCGCGGGCATCCAACTCACTTATTTAG